A window of the Yersinia rochesterensis genome harbors these coding sequences:
- the fdhD gene encoding formate dehydrogenase accessory sulfurtransferase FdhD yields MGYNFQGCIVSQIKPSDIDLSTGICGARQLNVLQRHKMAEPQLDWLAEEVPVALVYNGISHVVMMATPKDLEAFALGFSLSEGIISAPQEIYAIDVNPGCNGIEVNIELSSRRFAGLKERRRAMAGRTGCGVCGIEQLDDIFRPITPLPFTQTFDFNNLDRALAQLKQVQTVGQLTGCTHAAAWINPQGELLGGCEDVGRHVALDKLLGIRAKQPWQQGAVLVSSRASYEMVQKAAMCGAEILFAVSAATTLAVEVAERCNLTLVGFSKPDRATVYTHPQRIQE; encoded by the coding sequence ATGGGTTATAACTTTCAGGGCTGCATAGTGAGCCAGATCAAACCTTCAGATATTGACCTTTCCACCGGAATTTGCGGCGCCCGACAACTTAACGTGCTACAGCGCCATAAAATGGCCGAGCCACAGTTGGATTGGTTAGCGGAGGAAGTGCCGGTAGCACTGGTGTACAACGGCATTTCTCATGTCGTGATGATGGCCACCCCCAAGGATTTAGAGGCTTTTGCGCTGGGGTTTTCATTATCAGAGGGAATTATTAGTGCGCCGCAGGAAATCTACGCCATTGATGTTAATCCTGGCTGTAATGGCATAGAAGTTAACATTGAACTCTCCAGCCGCCGTTTTGCCGGTTTAAAAGAACGCCGCCGGGCGATGGCCGGCCGCACTGGGTGCGGTGTTTGTGGTATCGAGCAACTGGACGATATCTTCCGCCCAATCACGCCCTTACCATTCACGCAAACTTTTGATTTCAACAACCTCGACCGCGCCCTCGCACAGCTCAAACAGGTACAAACCGTCGGCCAACTGACCGGCTGTACTCATGCCGCCGCTTGGATTAATCCTCAAGGCGAATTACTAGGGGGCTGTGAAGATGTTGGTCGCCATGTCGCGCTGGATAAATTGCTTGGAATTCGAGCCAAACAGCCGTGGCAGCAAGGCGCGGTGCTGGTTTCCAGCCGCGCCAGCTATGAGATGGTACAGAAAGCCGCCATGTGCGGGGCCGAGATTTTGTTTGCTGTTTCAGCTGCAACAACCTTAGCAGTTGAAGTCGCCGAGCGCTGTAATCTCACCTTGGTTGGTTTCAGTAAACCCGACCGGGCAACAGTGTATACACATCCGCAGCGGATTCAGGAATAG
- the sodA gene encoding superoxide dismutase [Mn], translated as MSYSLPSLPYAYDALEPHFDKQTMEIHHTKHHQTYVNNANTVLESFPELAKFSVEDLIKDLDKVPAEKRTFMRNNAGGHANHSFFWKGLKLGTTLTGDLKAAIERDFGSVDSFKEKFEQAAATRFGSGWAWLVLKDDGKLAVVSTANQDSPLMGEAVSGASGFPIIGLDVWEHAYYLKFQNRRPDYIKAFWNVVNWDEAAARFAQAK; from the coding sequence ATGAGTTACTCACTGCCATCCCTGCCTTATGCTTACGATGCTTTAGAACCCCATTTCGATAAGCAGACGATGGAAATCCATCACACCAAACACCACCAAACCTATGTTAATAATGCAAACACGGTGTTGGAGAGCTTCCCTGAGCTGGCTAAATTCAGCGTTGAAGACCTGATCAAAGATCTGGACAAAGTCCCGGCAGAAAAACGCACCTTTATGCGTAATAACGCCGGCGGCCACGCTAACCATAGCTTTTTCTGGAAAGGCCTGAAACTGGGCACCACTCTGACCGGTGACCTGAAAGCCGCTATCGAGCGCGACTTCGGCAGCGTTGACAGCTTCAAAGAAAAATTTGAGCAAGCTGCGGCAACGCGTTTCGGTTCAGGTTGGGCTTGGCTGGTTCTGAAAGATGATGGCAAACTGGCGGTTGTTTCTACTGCTAACCAAGACAGTCCGCTGATGGGCGAAGCTGTTTCTGGCGCATCTGGCTTCCCGATTATTGGCCTGGATGTGTGGGAACACGCTTACTACCTGAAATTCCAAAACCGCCGCCCAGACTACATCAAAGCATTCTGGAACGTCGTTAACTGGGACGAAGCCGCCGCGCGTTTCGCTCAAGCTAAGTAA
- a CDS encoding PLP-dependent aminotransferase family protein yields MSLVMNEIRYLQVADNLAQAIKNGSLLAGSRLPSVRGYAQSHQVSVNTVVAAYRTLEDRGLIEARPQSGFYVCSPSTAVVPTATVGKPVDEVLDLIDTVFAAQQNPRFTNISLACPQTGDFYPSTKLGRIMASLLRRQPQLISQYALPPGSQRLRQQIARRAMTLGMLADPAEITITHGCMEALQLALRVTTKPGDCVGLESPTYFYLMPLLASLGLKAVEIPTDPQQGLSLDVLELLLKEGRLNALIAMPTVQNPMGYTMPLAAKKRLAQLMNDHQVPLIEDGLYAEIQFGSALSPAVKAFDRDGWILFCSSFTKTLAPDFRIGWIDGGRFAEALHKLKAVSSMAEPMLLSETLALFLESGGYDHHLRSLRRRYAQQVQQAQQLITRSFPRGTTVTQPAGGFVFWVEFPNSVDTVALFHQLLQEQICLTPGTLYSPSGRYRNAFRLSCCYPFNSRYTGALERLGAVACEISGLPAGMQWQSAQEAAVERPAS; encoded by the coding sequence ATGTCCCTTGTTATGAATGAAATTCGCTACTTACAAGTGGCTGACAATTTGGCACAAGCCATTAAGAATGGCAGTCTCCTGGCGGGCAGCCGCTTACCCTCGGTGCGGGGCTACGCGCAGAGCCATCAGGTGAGTGTCAATACCGTGGTGGCTGCGTATCGCACATTGGAAGACCGTGGCCTGATTGAAGCCCGCCCGCAGTCAGGTTTTTATGTCTGTAGCCCGTCAACCGCCGTGGTGCCAACCGCTACAGTGGGGAAACCGGTGGATGAAGTGCTGGATTTGATTGATACCGTATTTGCTGCGCAACAAAATCCGCGTTTTACCAATATTTCGCTGGCCTGCCCGCAGACTGGCGATTTCTATCCCAGCACCAAGTTGGGGCGTATTATGGCTTCTTTATTACGCCGTCAGCCGCAGTTGATCAGTCAATATGCTTTGCCACCCGGCAGTCAGCGCCTACGCCAGCAAATTGCTCGCCGCGCTATGACGTTGGGAATGCTGGCCGATCCAGCAGAAATCACTATTACCCATGGGTGTATGGAGGCGCTGCAATTAGCGCTCCGGGTGACCACCAAGCCAGGGGATTGTGTCGGGCTGGAGTCGCCGACTTATTTCTATCTGATGCCATTATTGGCAAGCCTCGGGCTGAAAGCCGTGGAGATTCCGACTGATCCGCAGCAGGGACTTTCATTGGATGTGTTGGAGTTATTGCTTAAAGAAGGGCGGTTGAATGCACTGATTGCAATGCCGACGGTGCAAAACCCCATGGGGTATACCATGCCGCTCGCCGCGAAAAAAAGATTGGCGCAGCTGATGAACGATCATCAAGTGCCATTAATTGAAGATGGTTTATATGCCGAGATTCAATTTGGCTCGGCTTTATCTCCGGCAGTCAAAGCATTCGATCGTGACGGCTGGATACTGTTTTGCTCCAGCTTTACTAAAACGCTGGCACCGGATTTCCGTATTGGTTGGATTGATGGGGGTCGCTTCGCAGAAGCATTGCACAAGCTAAAAGCGGTATCGTCAATGGCGGAGCCGATGCTGCTGTCAGAAACCTTAGCACTGTTCCTTGAGTCTGGCGGCTATGACCACCATTTGCGCAGTTTGCGCCGCCGTTATGCGCAGCAGGTTCAGCAAGCTCAACAACTGATTACCCGCTCCTTTCCGCGAGGAACCACAGTGACACAGCCGGCTGGCGGGTTTGTCTTTTGGGTCGAATTTCCTAATAGCGTCGATACCGTCGCGCTGTTCCATCAATTGCTGCAAGAGCAGATTTGCCTGACGCCGGGGACGCTTTATTCACCCAGCGGCCGGTATCGCAATGCATTTCGCCTATCTTGCTGTTACCCATTCAATAGCCGCTATACCGGGGCGTTGGAGCGGTTGGGGGCGGTTGCATGTGAAATTAGCGGCTTACCCGCCGGAATGCAGTGGCAATCGGCACAGGAGGCTGCTGTCGAAAGGCCCGCATCCTGA
- a CDS encoding type II toxin-antitoxin system YafQ family toxin: MLPLIVNDTPLRAEWLDHPLKGDWGNFRECHVGGDFLLICKLNSRSKISQIIFTRTGTRSELFD; encoded by the coding sequence ATGTTGCCGCTTATTGTAAATGACACGCCGCTAAGGGCGGAATGGTTAGACCATCCGCTTAAAGGAGATTGGGGAAACTTCCGAGAGTGTCATGTCGGAGGAGACTTTCTACTCATCTGCAAACTCAATAGCCGTAGTAAGATAAGTCAGATTATCTTTACCCGCACAGGAACACGATCAGAACTCTTTGATTGA
- a CDS encoding methyl-accepting chemotaxis protein: MAGFSKVFGNFDNVKVGKKLGLSFFLMLLLVGIIAGTTAYHFSVIEEHAYKVDLSYKINDEANQAKYNRALYERTYDLKYIEENSEYINKIKNLLTQSEGLVWSESNRKTISSIADVVEEYLQQQSNFVNAVAHKDDVRKSWNISETQKNLNELQQSLLSEGADTNTRILLAEMNQKLMTVRYNARGLLLERNQEAESSLITSINIANSAANAFMPVLSADQQKLLAPVISSLNTYKDNVLAYLPAYQQELDVGKVMEDNANELNKLATHLFTQELQGTHDEINNAQLQLAITVIAALLFGLLISWRMTRQITVPLRTTLAMAERIANGDLTAETTSNRTDELGLLMNTVARMNENLRAMIDEIRIGVSQVSHASGEIAAGNTDLSSRTEQQAAAVEETAASMEQLNATVKQNADNAHHANQLAAEASKTAQQGGKLVNDVVRTMNDISGSSKRISEITSVINSIAFQTNILALNAAVEAARAGEQGRGFAVVASEVRNLAQRSAQAAKEIEGLIGESVSQVNAGTSLVQNAGQTMEDIVRSVTHVRDIMAEIASASDEQSRGITQVSLAISEMDSTTQQNAALVEESAAAADSLAEQAILLAQAVAVFRLSEAETEAVQSNTSAPRVTTPRPAPEASRNNQQDNWETF, from the coding sequence ATGGCAGGATTTAGCAAAGTTTTTGGTAACTTTGACAATGTGAAAGTCGGTAAAAAGCTGGGATTAAGCTTTTTCCTGATGTTGTTGTTAGTTGGGATCATCGCTGGTACCACTGCATATCATTTTTCCGTCATTGAAGAACATGCTTATAAAGTCGACTTGAGTTACAAAATTAATGATGAAGCCAACCAGGCAAAATATAATCGTGCGTTATATGAACGCACTTATGACCTGAAATACATCGAAGAAAATTCTGAATATATCAATAAGATAAAAAATCTTCTCACCCAAAGTGAAGGTCTTGTTTGGTCGGAAAGTAACCGTAAAACGATCAGTAGTATTGCCGATGTGGTAGAGGAATATCTGCAACAACAAAGCAACTTTGTGAATGCAGTCGCCCATAAAGATGATGTGCGTAAAAGCTGGAATATCTCTGAAACTCAAAAGAATCTCAATGAGTTACAACAAAGCTTGCTCAGTGAGGGCGCAGATACCAACACCCGGATTCTACTGGCAGAAATGAACCAAAAATTAATGACCGTGCGCTATAACGCGCGGGGTTTATTGCTGGAGCGCAACCAAGAGGCAGAATCTTCGTTGATAACCTCGATCAATATTGCCAACAGTGCGGCGAATGCTTTCATGCCGGTGTTATCCGCCGACCAGCAAAAGTTATTAGCCCCGGTTATCTCCAGTCTCAACACCTATAAAGACAATGTGCTGGCCTATTTACCGGCTTATCAACAAGAGTTGGACGTGGGTAAGGTGATGGAAGATAATGCCAATGAATTGAATAAGTTGGCGACACATCTTTTCACCCAAGAACTGCAAGGCACCCATGACGAAATCAATAATGCGCAATTGCAGTTAGCCATTACTGTCATTGCCGCTTTGCTATTTGGCTTACTGATTTCATGGCGCATGACCCGCCAGATTACCGTGCCATTGCGCACGACGTTGGCGATGGCTGAACGCATTGCTAACGGCGATTTAACCGCAGAGACAACATCAAACCGTACTGATGAACTGGGCTTGCTGATGAATACCGTCGCCCGGATGAATGAAAACCTGCGCGCCATGATTGATGAAATTCGTATCGGCGTCAGCCAGGTGTCTCATGCTTCCGGCGAGATTGCGGCTGGCAATACTGATTTATCATCCCGAACAGAGCAACAGGCCGCCGCTGTAGAAGAAACTGCCGCCAGTATGGAGCAATTGAATGCCACGGTTAAACAGAATGCCGATAACGCTCACCACGCTAATCAACTGGCCGCCGAGGCATCAAAAACCGCGCAACAGGGTGGCAAGCTAGTTAATGATGTGGTGCGTACCATGAATGATATCTCTGGCAGCTCTAAACGCATTTCTGAAATCACCTCGGTGATTAACAGTATTGCTTTCCAGACCAATATCTTGGCGCTGAATGCCGCAGTTGAAGCCGCGCGCGCCGGTGAGCAAGGCCGGGGCTTTGCTGTGGTCGCCAGTGAAGTGCGTAATCTGGCGCAGCGTAGTGCGCAGGCGGCGAAGGAAATTGAAGGGTTGATTGGCGAGTCGGTATCTCAAGTCAATGCCGGTACCTCACTGGTACAAAATGCGGGTCAAACTATGGAGGATATCGTCCGCTCAGTCACCCATGTGCGCGATATCATGGCGGAGATCGCCTCAGCCTCTGATGAACAAAGCCGGGGTATCACACAAGTCAGCCTGGCTATTTCCGAAATGGACAGCACCACTCAACAGAACGCCGCGTTAGTGGAAGAGTCCGCCGCCGCCGCTGATTCACTGGCTGAACAAGCCATCTTACTGGCGCAAGCGGTCGCGGTATTCCGCCTGTCCGAAGCTGAAACTGAAGCTGTTCAAAGTAATACTAGCGCCCCGCGCGTAACCACACCGCGCCCGGCCCCAGAAGCTAGCCGCAACAATCAGCAGGATAATTGGGAAACTTTCTGA
- a CDS encoding LysE family translocator, with the protein MLDSAFISYVTVMSITPGPNNLLLAASGVNFGLRRTFPMMLGITFGCALQCALMTTLLAFILSWVGVVRLPLVTLGGGYLLWLSWKIFNSGSPNARDREQPMGFIQGALFQAINPKAWLMAMNVAILFTPREGATLSHTLLIVGGFALLNLPCVAVWAVMGDQLRHALRINWKLRLFNGVMGGLMAITALWLLAEEWLSVFNN; encoded by the coding sequence ATGTTGGACAGTGCTTTCATCAGTTACGTCACCGTAATGTCGATCACCCCAGGCCCAAATAACCTGCTATTGGCCGCCTCTGGTGTCAATTTTGGTTTGCGCCGAACTTTCCCGATGATGCTGGGGATTACCTTTGGTTGTGCATTGCAATGCGCATTAATGACCACGCTATTGGCATTTATCCTCAGTTGGGTCGGGGTTGTTCGCTTGCCATTAGTAACATTGGGCGGCGGTTATTTACTGTGGTTATCCTGGAAGATTTTTAATTCTGGCAGCCCCAATGCTCGGGATAGGGAGCAGCCGATGGGGTTCATTCAGGGGGCATTATTTCAAGCGATTAATCCAAAAGCCTGGCTGATGGCAATGAATGTCGCCATCTTATTCACCCCAAGGGAAGGCGCGACACTGAGTCATACTTTGTTGATTGTCGGTGGCTTTGCTTTATTGAATCTCCCTTGCGTGGCGGTTTGGGCGGTGATGGGTGATCAATTGCGTCATGCGCTGCGCATTAATTGGAAGTTGCGACTATTTAATGGCGTGATGGGCGGCTTGATGGCAATAACAGCCCTGTGGTTGTTAGCTGAGGAATGGCTCAGTGTTTTCAATAATTAA
- a CDS encoding MltR family transcriptional regulator, which produces MIEKTQAFENRVLEHLNAGKTVRSFLMAAVDLLAEALNILVVQVFRKDDYAVKYAVEPLLVGDGPLGELSVRLKLVYALGVITRHEYEDAELLMALREELNHDGTEYRFTDDEILGPFGELHCVAELPPVPTFLRPDEADASLIAMQRQRYQQMVRSTMVLSITELLSRISQKQVSKLSPLGHV; this is translated from the coding sequence ATGATTGAAAAAACACAGGCATTTGAGAATCGGGTACTTGAACATCTGAACGCGGGGAAGACCGTTCGGAGTTTCTTGATGGCTGCTGTCGACTTATTGGCAGAAGCATTGAACATTCTCGTGGTGCAGGTTTTCCGTAAAGATGACTATGCGGTGAAATATGCCGTGGAGCCATTGCTGGTCGGGGATGGGCCGTTGGGTGAGTTATCGGTACGATTGAAGTTGGTTTATGCCTTGGGCGTCATAACTCGGCATGAATATGAAGATGCCGAGCTATTGATGGCGCTGCGTGAAGAGCTAAACCATGATGGCACCGAGTATCGCTTTACTGATGACGAAATCCTCGGGCCATTTGGTGAACTACATTGTGTGGCTGAATTGCCGCCAGTCCCGACATTCTTACGCCCGGATGAAGCAGATGCTTCGCTGATTGCTATGCAACGCCAGCGTTATCAGCAAATGGTGCGCTCCACTATGGTGCTGTCGATTACTGAATTACTCTCCCGTATCAGTCAAAAACAAGTTTCTAAACTCTCGCCACTCGGCCATGTTTAA
- the fdnG gene encoding formate dehydrogenase-N subunit alpha produces the protein MQVSRRQFFKICAGGMAGTTVAALGFTPSVALAETRNYKLLRARETRNTCTYCSVGCGLLMYSLGDGAKNAKESIFHIEGDPDHPVNRGALCPKGAGLVDFIHSESRLKYPEYRAPGSDKWQRITWNDAFDRIAKLMKEDRDANFIKTNDAGVTVNRWLSTGMLCASASSNETGYLTQKFSRALGMLAVDNQARVUHGPTVASLAPTFGRGAMTNHWVDIKNADLIIVMGGNAAEAHPVGFRWAMEAKIHNNAKLLVIDPRFTRTASVADFYTPIRSGSDIAFLSGVLLYLMTNNKINREYVEAYTNASLLVREDYTFDDGLFSGYDAENRKYDKTTWNYQLDENGFAKRDVTLQDPRCVWNLLKEHVSRYTPDVVSNICGTPKEDFLQVCEYLAETSVSNKTATFLYALGWTQHSVGAQNIRTMAMIQLLLGNMGMAGGGINALRGHSNIQGLTDLGLLSQSLPGYLNLPSEKQLDIDTYLKANTPKTLLPGQVNYWSNYPKFFVSLMKSFYGDNAQKENGWGYDWLPKWDKGYDVLQYFEMMSQGKVNGYICQGFNPVASFPNKNKVVASLSKLKFLITIDPLNTETSNFWQNHGEFNDVDPSKIQTEVFRLPSSCFAEENGSIVNSSRWLQWHWKGADSPGEALNDGAILAGIFSRLRDMYRREGGAVPEQVLNMTWDYLTPDNPEPEEVAMESNGRALADLTDADGKVLVKKGEQLSTFAHLRDDGTTASGCWIFAGSWTPAGNQMARRDNADPSGLGNTLGWAWAWPLNRRILYNRASADPQGKPWDPKRQLLEWDGAKWGGVDIPDYSAAAPGSDVGPFIMQPEGMGRLFAIDKMAEGPFPEHYEPFETPLGTNPLHPNVISNPAARVFKDDLAAMGSHEQFPYVGTTYRLTEHFHYWTKHALLNAIAQPEQFIEIGEKLAAKKGIKQGDTVKVSSNRGYIKAKAVVTKRIRTLNVHGQEVDTIGIPIHWGYEGVAKKGFIANTLTPFVGDANTQTPEFKAFLVNVEKV, from the coding sequence ATGCAGGTCAGCAGAAGGCAGTTCTTTAAGATCTGCGCTGGCGGTATGGCAGGAACCACGGTCGCGGCACTCGGCTTTACGCCGTCTGTGGCGCTGGCGGAAACGCGCAATTATAAGTTGCTGCGCGCCCGCGAAACGCGGAATACCTGCACATATTGCTCCGTCGGTTGCGGGCTTTTGATGTATAGCCTCGGCGATGGTGCTAAAAACGCCAAAGAGAGTATTTTCCACATTGAAGGGGACCCGGATCATCCGGTAAACCGTGGTGCACTGTGCCCTAAAGGTGCGGGGCTGGTGGATTTCATTCACAGCGAAAGCCGCTTGAAATACCCAGAGTATCGCGCGCCAGGTTCAGATAAATGGCAGCGAATCACTTGGAATGATGCATTTGATCGCATTGCCAAGCTGATGAAAGAAGACCGGGACGCTAATTTCATTAAGACCAACGACGCGGGTGTGACCGTCAACCGTTGGCTGAGTACCGGTATGTTGTGTGCTTCGGCATCCAGCAATGAAACGGGTTATTTGACCCAGAAATTTAGTCGCGCTCTCGGCATGCTTGCCGTAGACAACCAAGCACGTGTCTGACACGGACCAACGGTAGCAAGTCTTGCTCCAACATTTGGTCGCGGTGCGATGACCAACCACTGGGTTGATATCAAGAACGCAGACTTAATTATTGTCATGGGCGGTAATGCGGCAGAAGCGCATCCGGTGGGGTTCCGCTGGGCGATGGAAGCCAAAATCCACAACAATGCCAAGTTGCTGGTGATCGACCCGCGCTTTACACGTACTGCATCGGTGGCTGACTTCTATACGCCAATCCGCTCCGGTAGCGATATCGCGTTCCTGTCCGGCGTGTTGTTGTATCTGATGACCAACAACAAAATTAACCGCGAATACGTCGAGGCCTATACCAACGCCAGCTTGCTGGTGCGGGAAGACTATACTTTCGACGATGGTTTGTTCAGTGGTTATGACGCCGAAAATCGCAAATACGATAAAACCACCTGGAATTACCAGCTGGATGAAAACGGCTTTGCTAAACGTGATGTCACCTTGCAAGACCCGCGCTGTGTGTGGAACTTGCTAAAAGAACACGTCAGCCGTTACACGCCGGATGTGGTTTCCAACATTTGCGGCACACCAAAAGAAGATTTCTTGCAGGTTTGCGAATATCTCGCCGAAACCAGTGTGTCCAATAAAACCGCCACATTCCTGTACGCATTGGGCTGGACACAGCACTCAGTTGGCGCGCAGAACATTCGTACCATGGCGATGATCCAGTTGTTGCTCGGCAATATGGGCATGGCGGGGGGCGGGATTAACGCCTTGCGCGGTCACTCTAATATTCAGGGCTTAACTGACCTGGGTTTGCTGTCGCAAAGCTTACCGGGCTACCTGAACTTACCGTCAGAAAAACAGCTGGATATTGACACTTACCTGAAGGCCAACACGCCGAAAACTCTGTTGCCAGGCCAGGTTAACTACTGGAGCAATTACCCGAAATTCTTCGTCAGCTTGATGAAAAGTTTCTACGGTGACAATGCCCAGAAAGAAAATGGCTGGGGCTACGACTGGTTGCCGAAGTGGGATAAAGGCTACGACGTATTGCAGTATTTCGAGATGATGTCGCAGGGCAAAGTGAATGGCTATATTTGCCAGGGCTTTAACCCGGTTGCTTCATTCCCGAACAAAAACAAAGTGGTAGCGTCACTGTCGAAACTGAAGTTCCTGATAACTATTGACCCGCTCAATACGGAAACCTCGAATTTCTGGCAAAACCACGGCGAATTTAACGATGTCGACCCATCGAAAATTCAAACCGAGGTATTCCGCTTGCCATCCAGTTGTTTTGCTGAAGAAAACGGTTCCATCGTTAACTCCAGCCGCTGGCTGCAATGGCACTGGAAAGGTGCGGATTCACCGGGCGAAGCATTGAACGACGGTGCTATTTTGGCCGGTATCTTTAGCCGTCTACGCGATATGTACCGCCGGGAAGGTGGTGCGGTGCCAGAACAAGTGCTCAATATGACTTGGGATTACCTGACGCCAGATAATCCAGAGCCAGAAGAAGTGGCAATGGAAAGCAATGGGCGAGCGCTGGCGGATCTCACCGATGCAGACGGCAAAGTGTTGGTCAAAAAAGGCGAGCAGCTTAGTACCTTTGCTCACTTGCGCGATGACGGCACCACCGCCAGTGGTTGTTGGATTTTTGCCGGTAGTTGGACACCGGCGGGCAACCAGATGGCACGGCGCGATAATGCTGATCCATCCGGTTTGGGCAATACCTTGGGCTGGGCATGGGCATGGCCGCTCAACCGCCGCATTCTTTACAACCGCGCGTCTGCTGACCCACAGGGTAAACCTTGGGATCCGAAACGCCAGTTGTTGGAGTGGGATGGGGCCAAATGGGGGGGCGTGGATATTCCTGATTACAGCGCCGCCGCACCGGGCAGTGATGTCGGGCCATTTATCATGCAGCCAGAGGGCATGGGTCGCCTGTTTGCCATCGACAAAATGGCGGAAGGGCCATTCCCGGAACATTATGAGCCGTTCGAAACGCCGCTGGGCACCAACCCACTGCATCCGAATGTGATATCCAACCCAGCCGCGCGCGTCTTTAAAGACGATTTGGCTGCTATGGGTTCTCATGAGCAGTTCCCGTATGTCGGCACCACTTATCGTCTGACCGAGCATTTCCACTACTGGACTAAGCATGCGTTGCTCAATGCTATCGCGCAGCCGGAACAGTTTATCGAGATTGGCGAAAAACTGGCGGCGAAAAAAGGCATTAAGCAGGGCGATACCGTGAAAGTCAGTTCCAACCGGGGTTATATCAAAGCCAAGGCGGTAGTGACCAAACGTATTCGTACGCTGAATGTTCATGGGCAAGAAGTTGACACTATTGGTATCCCGATCCACTGGGGCTATGAAGGGGTAGCGAAAAAAGGCTTTATTGCCAACACCCTGACACCCTTTGTCGGTGATGCTAATACACAAACGCCAGAGTTCAAGGCGTTCCTGGTCAACGTGGAAAAGGTGTAA
- a CDS encoding YibL family ribosome-associated protein, with amino-acid sequence MKEHAEIKRLSDMLDALNHKDPTVIQQGNVELIAQHMKEKEKLAAEIQRLKEVRVKNLSAEAQKLAQLPFSRAITKKEQADMGTLKKAVRGIVVVHPMTALGREMGLKEVTGFAKKAF; translated from the coding sequence ATGAAAGAACATGCAGAAATCAAACGTCTAAGCGATATGCTGGATGCGCTGAACCACAAAGATCCGACTGTTATACAGCAGGGTAATGTGGAGTTAATTGCACAGCATATGAAGGAAAAAGAGAAACTGGCTGCTGAAATTCAGCGTTTGAAAGAAGTGCGGGTTAAAAACCTGAGTGCTGAAGCTCAGAAGCTGGCGCAACTGCCATTCAGCCGAGCGATTACCAAGAAAGAGCAAGCGGATATGGGCACTTTGAAGAAAGCGGTGCGCGGCATTGTGGTGGTTCACCCAATGACAGCATTAGGTCGCGAGATGGGCCTGAAAGAAGTGACTGGTTTCGCCAAAAAAGCATTCTGA